A portion of the Lolium rigidum isolate FL_2022 chromosome 1, APGP_CSIRO_Lrig_0.1, whole genome shotgun sequence genome contains these proteins:
- the LOC124671318 gene encoding uncharacterized protein LOC124671318, with protein sequence MPVTGSQNRLPRPAKTQTIHGLVRAGDLTGVQRKLRENPALLNDKNPVVRASCAPPILSSRRRISLAWANTECAQDRIQRCLLFPYSQNERSVKLREDEPGASEGEGQVQDVRECLVLL encoded by the exons ATGCCGGTGACGGGCAGCCAAAACAGGCTGCCGAGGCCGGCCAAGACCCAGACCATCCACGGCCTCGTGCGCGCCGGCGACCTCACGGGCGTCCAGCGGAAGCTGCGGGAGAACCCCGCCCTCCTCAACGACAAGAACCCTGTGGTCCGTGCTTCTTGCGCTCCCCCAATCCTCTCGTCCCGCAGGAGGATTTCTTTAGCTTGGGCGAATACAGAATGCGCGCAGGATCGAATACAGAGG TGCCTGTTGTTTCCGTATTCCCAGAATGAACGAAGTGTCAAGCTAAGAGAAGATGAACCTGGAGCTTCAGAAGGTGAGGGACAAGTTCAAGATGTCCGAGAATGCCTGGTTCTGCTTTAG
- the LOC124671340 gene encoding choline/ethanolaminephosphotransferase 1-like codes for MVYIGAHGVETLKRYRYSGQDHSVVAKYVLQPFWSRCVTLFPLWMPPNMITLTGFMFLLTSALLSYIYSPHLDTAPPRWVHLAHGVLLFLYQTFDAVDGKQARRTSSSSPLGELFDHGCDALACAFEALALGSTLMCGRLTFCFWIVAAVPFYLATWEHYFTNTLILPVINGPTEGLMLIYVSHLFTFFTGAEWWAQDFRKSIPLISLVPLPFVPEIPMYVIVLILMILFAVIPTVGSNIGNVQKVVDARKGSMELALAMLLPFVVLLAGVAVWCYLSPSDIMRNQPHLLVIGTGSAFGYLVGRMILAHLCDEPKGLKTGMCMSLVFLPFAIANALAAKINNGTPLADELLVLVLYTAYTVGLYLHLAVSVCHEIKLALGIYCFRITRKEA; via the exons ATGGTGTACATCGGCGCGCACGGCGTGGAGACGCTGAAGCGATACCGCTACAGCGGGCAGGACCACTCGGTGGTGGCCAAGTACGTGCTCCAGCCCTTCTGGAGCCGCTGCGTCACACTCTTCCCGCTATGGATGCC ACCAAATATG ATCACGCTCACAGGATTTATGTTTCTACTTACATCTGCGCTGCTTAGCTAT ATTTATTCACCCCACCTTGACACAGCTCCCCCGCGGTGGGTCCATCTTGCTCATGGAGTACTCCTCTTCTTGTACCAG ACTTTCGATGCTGTTGATGGTAAACAAGCGAGGCGCACCAGCTCATCAAGTCCTCTAGGAGAACTTTTTGATCATG GATGTGATGCCCTTGCCTGTGCT TTTGAAGCTTTGGCCCTTGGAAGCACCTTGATGTGTGGAAGGTTGACATTCTGTTTCTGGATTGTTGCTGCTGTTCCATTTTATCTGGCAACATGGGAACA CTACTTTACAAATACACTCATTCTTCCTGTAATAAATGGACCAACAGAAGGCCTGATGCTGATTTATGTCTCCCACCTCTTTACCTTTTTTACTG GTGCTGAATGGTGGGCGCAAGATTTTCGGAAATCTATCCCCCTAATTAGTTTGGTTCCACTTCCGTTTGTTCCAG AAATCCCCATGTACGTTATTGTGCTGATTCTTATGATCCTGTTTGCTGTAATCCCAACAGTTGGATCCAA TATCGGTAATGTCCAAAAAGTTGTTGATGCACGAAAAGGAAGCATGGAACTAGCATTAGCAATG CTCCTTCCATTTGTTGTGCTGTTAGCTGGAGTTGCTGTCTG GTGTTATCTTTCTCCTTCAGATATCATGAGGAACCAGCCACATCTGCTTGTGATCGGAACTGGTTCTGCTTTTGGATATTTGGTT GGAAGGatgatacttgctcacttgtgtgACGAGCCCAAAGGTCTAAAAACTGGAATGTGCATG TCTCTGGTGTTTCTTCCATTCGCGATAGCGAATGCTCTGGCTGCGAAGATTAACAATGG GACCCCTTTAGCTGATGAGCTTCTGGTTCTTGTTCTGTACACTGCGTACACAG TGGGTCTGTACCTGCATCTTGCCGTTTCGGTTTGTCACGAGATCAAGCTTGCTCTTGGAATCTATTGCTTCAG GATAACAAGAAAAGAGGCTTGA